One Glandiceps talaboti chromosome 20, keGlaTala1.1, whole genome shotgun sequence genomic region harbors:
- the LOC144450963 gene encoding neuronal acetylcholine receptor subunit alpha-10-like yields the protein MQRSKKRFNTTLLFCAVFIFVIFDFEGICASPAYRQLLRDLFDDYDPLVRPVYDINTTIDVDMSFYVAQVLDMSERKQFLKVNVWVTLIWKDEYLHWNSSEYGNVTTIKLPAYKVWTPQVVLYQNADDQYRDFMSKEIVKVSSTGDVMWAAPVIFISHCMINVYYFPFDEQECDLKFGPWQYDGTEVSLDGGGDVSVYQSNGEWDMLDLKAKGNVEYYVDDPGVPYTDVTYTLHLKRRPIFYVFNLLMPCGLLCTVTVVNFILPTESGEKVSLAITILLSLTVFLLLFAESMPPSDVIPIIGQFYAGALFLVSMSLLASVIVSQYHFSGPERGWLSGKVQRFIFNRLGPLVGLKCPNEKTENGDTPIGRHRPPSRARSRLWCSNSREAWLETDSIEDKTDNCNDNLDFYQTRRNDKDRYRKMNEKTIAAISRLQYEMDKLTSYYDMKLQEEYLKKDWRLFAVILDRIFLIIYLVGLLVTLLILICQL from the exons ATGCAGAGATCTAAGAAACGTTTCAATACAACACTCCTTTTCTGTGCTGTGTTCATCTTCGTCATCTTCGATTTCGAAG GTATCTGTGCATCACCTGCCTATCGTCAATTACTACGTGATCTGTTTGATGACTATGATCCATTAGTCAGACCTGTTTACGACATAAATACAACAATCGATGTCGATATGTCATTTTACGTCGCTCAAGTATTAGATATG AGTGAGCGCAAACAGTTTCTGAAAGTGAACGTGTGGGTAACTTTG ATATGGAAAGATGAATATCTACATTGGAACTCATCAGAATATGGAAATGTTACGACGATTAAATTACCAGCATATAAAGTATGGACTCCACAAGTAGTACTGTATCAAAA TGCCGATGACCAGTATAGAGATTTTATGAGTAAAGAAATTGTAAAAGTGTCCTCCACTGGTGACGTCATGTGGGCAGCACCAGTTATCTTCATCAGCCATTGCATGATCAATGTCTATTACTTTCCATTCGATGAACAAGAATGTGATCTTAAGTTTGGACCTTGGCAGTATGATGGTACAGAAGTGTCCTTAGATGGTGGAG GTGATGTCAGTGTTTACCAAAGTAACGGAGAATGGGATATGCTGGATCTCAAAGCCAAAGGAAATGTAGAATATTACGTGGACGATCCTGGTGTGCCGTATACGGATGTGACGTATACACTTCATCTTAAACGTCGACCAATCTTCTATGTGTTCAATCTGTTGATGCCGTGTGGTTTGTTGTGTACAGTAACGGTAGTAAACTTTATACTACCGACCGAGTCAGGAGAGAAAGTCAGTCTGGCCATTACAATACTGTTATCATTGACTGTATTCTTGTTACTGTTTGCGGAGAGTATGCCACCTTCTGACGTCATTCCAATCATAG GTCAGTTCTACGCAGGCGCACTATTTCTTGTGTCAATGTCTTTACTTGCATCAGTCATCGTATCCCAGTATCATTTTAGTGGCCCCGAACGAGGCTGGTTATCTGGAAAAGTCCAACGATTCATATTCAACCGCCTCGGCCCTTTGGTTGGCCTGAAGTGTCCAAACGAAAAGAcggaaaatggtgacacaccAATTGGAAGGCATAGACCGCCCTCTAGAGCCCGAAGTCGTTTATGGTGTTCAAACAGTCGGGAAGCATGGCTAGAAACGGATAGTATCGAAGATAAAACCGATAATTGTAATGACAATCTGGATTTTTATCAGACCAGGAGGAACGATAAAGATAGATATCGTAAAATGAACGAAAAAACGATTGCTGCGATATCAAGATTACAATACGAAATGGATAAATTAACATCCTACTATGACATGAAGTTACAAGAAGAATATTTGAAAAAGGATTGGCGCCTTTTTGCTGTCATTTTAGACAGAATTTTTCTGATAATATACTTAGTTGGACTATTAGTTACCTTGTTAATTTTGATTTGCCAACTATAA